CCTTGACCTCCCTGCGCCAAGAATTGGGTGAACGGCCTATTTGCTTGATTTTGGGCATGGATGCCTTTGCGGGCATTCATCGCTGGCATCGTTGGCGCGAGTTGCTGCGTTTGGCGCATCTGGTGGTGGCTTCGCGCCCAGGAGCAGAGGTACCTCTGCGCGGTGTGCCGGGTGATCTGTTACAACATTTTTCTACCCGACAACCTCGTCGTTTGTTGGAAAAGCCGTCGGGGGTGGTGCTGTTGCACCCCGTGACACAATTGGATATTTCCGCCACTCAGACCCGCAAATTGGCGGCTAAAAGTGGTGATTTGCGTTTCCTGATGCCGGAAAAGGTGCGCAATTACATTGAACAACACCGGCTCTATTTATCGTGATTGGACAGAAAAGTTATGCAAAGTGAAGCGTTATCCGCCTTGGCTCAAGAGGCGTTGGAAGACCTGAAAGGGATCGATATTGTGGTGTTGGACGTGCGCAAAAAAAGCAACGTCTGTGACACCATGATCATTGCCAGTGGCACCTCGCAGCGGCATGTAAAGTCATTGGCACAGAACGTTGTGAAGGTGATGAAATCAAGTGGTGAGCAGCCTTTGGGCATTGAAGGCGAGAGCGAGGGTAATTGGGTATTGGTGGATTTGGGGGATGTGGTGGTGCATGTGATGCACCCTGAAACCCGTGAATTGTATTGCTTAGAAAAGCTCTGGTCTCTGGATGCAGAGACGGCGCGTCAAGCCGCTTCTTCCTGAAACAGAGGTGCGCATTCATCTGATTGCGGTGGGCAATAAAATGCCCAAGTGGGTGGAGCAGGGTTATCAGGAATACGCCAAACGCTTGGGCGCTGAGTGCCGCTTGGTTTTGCATGAGGTGGCCGCTGCTAAGCGGGTTAAAAATGCACTGGTTGAGCGGATGAAAGAGGAGGAGGGGGGGCGTATGTTGGCCGCTATTCCTGCTCGTGCGCATGTGGTGGCGCTGGATTTGAGCGGCAAAACATGGTCAACCGCACAGCTGTCGGATCAGCTGGCCAATTGGATGCCTGCTGGCAGTGATGTGGCGCTGTTGGTGGGTGGCCCTGATGGTCTGGCTGATGCCTGTTTGCAACGAGCGGATCAGCGCTGGTGTCTTTCACCGCTGACCTTTCCTCATCCGCTGGTGCGGGTGATTTTAGCCGAGCAGCTTTATCGCGCTTGGAGCCTCTATCGTAACCATCCTTACCACCGTTAATGAATTCAACTGATTTTTGGAGGATAAGAGTGCGATGAGTGAGGAACTGTTGATCAATATTACCCCGCAAGAGACGCGGGTGGCGGTGGTGGAAAATGGCGCATTACAAGACGTTTATATCGAACGTGAGCGTTGTTTGGGCATTGTGGGTAATATTTATAAAGGCCGTGTGGTGCGGGTGCTTCCAGGGATGGAAGCGGCCTTTGTTGATATTGGTCTGCAACGTACCGCTTTTTTGCACGTCTCCGACATCGCGTGTAACGCTGGGCGTAAAGGTGAGGGAGAAAAACGAACGATCAATGAGCTGTTGCATGAGAGTCAAACTCTGCTGGTGCAGGTAATCAAAGATCCCTTGGGCAGCAAAGGTGCTCGCTTGACCACGCATCTAACCATTCCTTCTCGCTATTTGGTTTTCATGCCCGGTGAGTGCAATGTGGGCATCTCCAGTAAAATTGAGGGCGATGTAGAGCGTAATCGGCTGAAAAGTATGCTGAAAGAGTATCGCCAAGAGCAGCAGGGCGGTTACATCATTCGTACCGCT
This sequence is a window from Gammaproteobacteria bacterium. Protein-coding genes within it:
- the nadD gene encoding nicotinate-nucleotide adenylyltransferase gives rise to the protein MSPIGIFGGTFDPVHYGHLRPALEMQQDLKLAEVRFIPCRIPPHKTKPKASVEHRLAMLQLALEGLEGMSVDQRELQREGVSYMVDTLTSLRQELGERPICLILGMDAFAGIHRWHRWRELLRLAHLVVASRPGAEVPLRGVPGDLLQHFSTRQPRRLLEKPSGVVLLHPVTQLDISATQTRKLAAKSGDLRFLMPEKVRNYIEQHRLYLS
- the rsfS gene encoding ribosome silencing factor, which translates into the protein MQSEALSALAQEALEDLKGIDIVVLDVRKKSNVCDTMIIASGTSQRHVKSLAQNVVKVMKSSGEQPLGIEGESEGNWVLVDLGDVVVHVMHPETRELYCLEKLWSLDAETARQAASS
- the rlmH gene encoding 23S rRNA (pseudouridine(1915)-N(3))-methyltransferase RlmH codes for the protein MRIHLIAVGNKMPKWVEQGYQEYAKRLGAECRLVLHEVAAAKRVKNALVERMKEEEGGRMLAAIPARAHVVALDLSGKTWSTAQLSDQLANWMPAGSDVALLVGGPDGLADACLQRADQRWCLSPLTFPHPLVRVILAEQLYRAWSLYRNHPYHR